Sequence from the Sulfuracidifex tepidarius genome:
AATGTATTAGGTTCTATCTTATGTATTAGTGTCTCACTTTTTATCAGCAGAAACATGACTAGAACTATAGTTACGAACAACAGATTAGAGGCAGATTTCTATGTTAAAAGTCTTGATGAAATAGAAGAGAAATTGAAAAATTACCTAGATCCAGCACAGTGTACTCCACCAAAATACGGACTCTCAGAAAATAAGATAGAAATCATGAGAAAATGCGGAAATATGAGTCTTAACTATGAAGTTACTGAAGATAGCCCCAACTTATACAAGGTTCACCTTGTGATCTCCACGTAGCGAAATACCCCGACCTCACGGGCAAGGCTTCCTGCTTCATAGCTCCACCTTGCTCGTAGCTTGAGACTACTGGTAGTGGGAGGAGGTCTACAATGATCGTTCCGACCCTGACTTGAACATTATCTATGTCCCAGACTATAGGACTGCTGGTTGAAACGTAGACATATCACATCAACCCTCGCTTTAATCAAGGCGTCTAGATGGCACTTGCTCCATCGATGGCTGTCGCCAGTATTGATTGCGAACCGATATTTAAACCTATACGAAGGGACTATCTATCTCCATTCTCGCCGATGATGTCTTCCGCCTCCTTTGAACCCACCATTAAGGTGAAGTTTCTTTTATAACGAATGCTCTCTCTATGTTCCTATAGAGAACATAAGTTAAAATGAATTTATCATAAAGAGATAATCTTTATAACTTTATCTGAAAACTATATTCTAAAAAAGAAGAATTCTCTTTAAATTACAGAGGATATTAACTGTTTAAAAGCCATAAAGTCCTTGGGCTTCTCTACTGTTAAGATTGAGTTAGTCATAGTTCCTTTGATAAATGACGGGTCTACTTTCATTGGTAGCTTTGAAGCTACTCTATTTGCAGCTTCCTCAGGGTTCCTCTTAAATTCTTCAATTCCTTTCATATAAGCACTTAAAATCATTTCTTCATTTCTATTTAAATGAACACCGCAACTACCCGGTACTTCAGGTAAAAGCTCTTCAAAAGGTATACCTTTTCCTACAGCAGATGAAACTACTGCAGAATCAACCTGATTTGACTTTAAAAGTTTCATTATTTCACTTTGATCATCTACATATACTATTTCAATGTTTTTACCAGCTTTTGTAATATAAGATCTTAGTAATACATCGGCCGCGCTTCCCTTTCTCCATACCACCATTTTATTACCTAAAGAGGGAAAAACCTGCATCAGACCTTTAACAAGTACTCTATCTATCCTAAGTCCTCTTCTTACTAAGGAAACTGTAGAATCGAAAACTGCATCTGCCTCTCCCTCTTTTCCGAAGTCAACTTTTATTCTTCCATCTCCAGCCGCTAATAAAGGATACACTACTGGACCTGGAGCTGCTATTACATGTGCATGAAATGTGGAACTCATAGATCATTTCTATAACTAAACATTTTTAAGTTTAACTGTTAGAAGGTAAAACAGCTTTAATCTACTACATCTCCTGTCCATGAATATTTGCATGCTTTCCTTTGATTTTTCCATTTTTATCATATATTTTTAAAAACTGCAATTAATCTTATAGTATGAATGGTTTCTTCTTATTACTCTAAAGTCAGAAATCACTTTCATACACTCAATGAAAATATAAGCCGACAATAGCGAAAAGAATATTTTTCTGTCAATTCCTAATTTCTTTAAGATACTTAAGAAGATTAACTTCAAATTCAGTCTTTCTTCCTAAAAATCTCATAAAGCCTTCCTCTGTAATTTTACCCGATAGAAACAATGAGATTGCTGTATAGAGCCTTTCTATGCTACAAGGATAAGCAGAAAGATCCAACTTTTTAATGACATCTTCTGCCTTATTCTCTGGCATATATACCACTAAATCTGAATTATAGCTTTTGCTATATCTCTTATAGAGATTATCCCTACTACCTTTCCCTTATCAGTAACAGGTAAGTGTCTAATCCCTTTATCAATCATTAGTCTAGCTGCATCTTGAAGGTCTGCTGATGCATCTATACCTATTACGTCTTTTGTCATGTAATCAGCTACGGTGGAATTTAGATTCCCATCTGCAGCAGCTCTGGTTATATCCCTTTCAGTTAAGATTCCTATCATCCTTCCTTTTTCGTCAACAACCGCCAATGCACTGATATTTAAAAGGGACATGTCCTTAGCTGAATCAACTAGGAGATCGCTCGGTTTAGCTACGATTACCTTTCTACTAATGTAATGCTGATCCATAATTATAATATAGCTTCCACATTTAAAAGAATAGCTTTTCTTCTAAACATGCTTTATGCATTCATACTAGAAGTGAAAACTCTCTCATTTTTATTTAGCAAAAAGTAACATTAGTATTTGATTCTGGCATGAAGAAGCATTCACTCTGGCTCTGCGTCCCTGTTCTCAGATAAAATAAATTTCTTATTAGATGATTTTATCGAATTACCATCAAATATAAACATTAGTTGATCCAATTTAGGTTTTAAAGGTCTGTTTGTAACTACTATAAGAGGAAATTTCTTTAATTCTTGATTTAACGAAACCAAGCTATTAACGTGAAGAGAAAGTTTCTTCTTATCGGATAGTTTCCTTAGGAACTTCACGTTTTCTATGACATCAGTTACATTATAGAAAGTATGAACTATTTTATGTTCCACTTCCACTAGGCTCTCATCATCCATTATGAAAACAACGTCTAGAGCTCCGAACTTTTCGAACATCTTAACTAGAAACGATTTCAGAACATCATCATCAATGGTGGAATTTAGGTCAATTGCTATCAATGGTTTCATAGTTAAGAGGTCTGTTGTCTGTTTATAAACTTTTGCGTGGCTTTGCTTAAAAGAAAATAATTTATTTTAATAAAAAAATAATTTTTATCTTCTTTTTATACTAAGAAAACTGAGTATCTTTAGTATCAATTAAAATAAAAATAGATAAAAAAGCTTTATAATTAAAATTATAACTTCAAGGCTTCAAAACAAATGGAATGAAATTCGAATCTAAGTGAAGAAGAAAACAATTTCTTATCTACAGTGAGTCCATGCTAATTCTTTTTAACACTAAAAATTTTACAAATATAATACTAACATTTCGAAAGATTATCAAATTAGGCCTTATTCCTCTATCTAAAAATTCTCTACTAGATTAATTTAATAAATTTTTAATATTTCCCAATACAGTTTAGATCATTATTTATAGAAAATTACATTACTTTGTTTAAATGGGACGTGTTACATATATATCTGGTCACCGTATTAAATCACATGATAACAGTTATAGGAGGAGGGCCGGCGGGCATATATGCTTCCATAGAGGCAGCTAAGAGAGGAGCTAAAGTTACCTTAATTGAAAGAGAAGATAGGCTCGGAGGTACGTGTACGCTTTACGGGTGTATTCCAACTAAGTCTATGCTTTATCCTTTGAATATAAGGAACTCCATAGACAAAATTGGAGGAAGCGCTTCTATTTCCACCGATACTCTTCAACAACTTGCGAAAGGATCAATAGAGAGACTAAGTAAGGGAATTGAATCCATACTGGAAAGTATGGACATTAACGTGGTCCATGGAAAAGGTTTTCTGAGATCTGGAAAGGTTAACATAAACAACGAAAGTGTAGACTCTGACGCAGTGATAATAACAACTGGTACAGAACGAAAAAGAGAAGAAGGGTTAATTTATAGTGAAGATTTACATGAAGTAGATCTTTCCTTTAGAAGCATAGGCATAATAGGAGGAGACGTTGGAGGATTGGAATCTGCATGGATGCTGAAAGAACTAGGAAAGGAGGTGTACTTGATAGACAGGTCTCCTTTTCTATTAAGTTACCTAGACAACGACATGAGATCTTCCATTACAAATTTCTTTAAGAAAATAGGTATAAAAGTTATTCTAAATACTGAAGTTAAAGAAATAGCCAAAAAAGGAGAATCGTTTTCTCTTTCATTAAGTGATGGAAGTACAATTAGCGTAGAAAGAGTATTGAAGAGCTTCGGAAGATATCCTGCTACTGAAGGAATAGATCTACCAAAAGAGAGATATATCAAAGTTGACGATTACCTCAGGACTGGAGTAAACAATATTTATGCTGCAGGTGACGTGATTGGAACTCATACGGCTCACTCAGCAATTCACGCAGGGAAAATAGCAGGGTCTAACGCTACAGGGAGCAAGCTTCTATTTAATAGAGAAGCGATCCCCCATGTAGTTTACACCAAACCAGAAATAGCTTATACTGGGATAATGGAAGGTAATTGTGTAAAATTGCAAGCCGCATCCAATGGAAGGGAAATAATAGAAAGGGAAACTCAGGGTTTCCTAAAGCTATGTTCTTCAAATGATAGGTTGATATCAGCAGAAGCTTTCATGGAAGGGGCTGAATACGTAATATCAATAGCGTCATTGATGATTAGAATGCATCTTACCTTACCTCAGCTTATGGACTTCATACCTCCTCATCCATCAACTTTTGAACTTCTTAAAGACGGCATAGAGCTGTTAGCAAACAAGAAATGACTCTATTTTTTATCTTAATGGGTTTAGGGGCGCAAGACCCTAGTGTGAGGATGGATAGCCCTTTGCAGTGAAGGTTGACGCAAGAGTCATATGCGTATTCAATGAAAGTCATAAGACGGGGCAAGTGTCACCGGGACTCCTCTAAGCAAGGGTCTGTATGATATGCCTTTGTCATTAGTGGTCTTCAAGGCACGTGGAATGTTCACTCAAGGTCAGGGTCGGAACGACCCGTAGTGCAAAGCTCCGCCCTATGCCAGCCCTTGGTAAGATGAAGCTAGGAAGCAGGAAGCCACGTCCGCTAGGGCGAGGCAGTTCACCATAAAGCAATTAGAGATCCTAGTCATTCTAATCTATCGCTATAATTATTATTTCTCTCTATATACTAGAGGTGTCTTACAGTCATTTACTGGTTTTGCATAAAGTTAGTATTAACGTCTTCAGGTTCCTCGTACCATTTGACCTTTTCTCCGACCTTTGATCTCATCTTCCACTTCATAGACTTCGGGTGTTTTTCTACATGTTCCATGATCTCATCTAACTTTTTACTTATAGAGCTAAAATAATCTGGATAGCTACTTGAAGCGTACTTTTTGACATTATCTACATTTATAGAAAATGTCTTGTAAAAACCCCAATCATCAGATAAAAGTTTCGCTATATAGTTAACATTCAGCGTATGTTCATCATCTTTATCTCCAATGTTAACATCGTGTAGAAGTGCAAGGATGTCCTTATAATCATTTTCAGTAATTTTAACAATTTGCATTTTACTCAAAAGTAAATCTGAGGTAGGAATAGTATATTTCATCACATTTAGTCTATTCTTTAATATTATTTTATGGCACATATTAAATTCGTCCAAGAATATATCTATTGTAGTCTCCAAAACAGGATCGTAGAACATAAGCCTTACACTACCGTGGAGAGCATTAAATCTCTTGTTAGGTGTCATACCTATTTTCTCTAGTGCTGAGGATATCTTTGAGCTTTGATTCGAAATACCGAAGTAGTCTGCATCCTTATATTGACGGGAGAAGATCTTAGATCCTTCCTCTGCAATTATAGCAATTGCGGCTCCTCCTATAAGCCTAAGTGTAACCCCTTCGCTTTCGCATTTATCTATGACTTCCTTCGCTCGCCCTAAAAGCACCTCCCTTTGAACTGCTATCTCATTTCACCTTGTTATTGTTAGTCAGCAAGGTTTTTATTTTTATTATGTTATAGACTAAACATTATACAGCTAAATCATGTGAAGCTTCTAGGAAATAAAGAAATTTTTCGCTAATTTCTGTAGATTCACAGAAAAATCTTACATGAACTTTTGATGTGGATTGAAAAGGAGAATAAGGAGAAGAAAACTGAATAGAAATAAAATAGAAATAAAAGGAGAAGAAAAGGAACAACATTCCTACTCTGGTGGAATCTCCTCGAAGAGTTTACTCATATCGATTCCTACTCTCTTTTTAGTGTAGAACTTTGCTAGGGCGTAGATTAGAACTCCAGAGCCATAGATCGCAACTAGAGATCCTATTGTAGGAAGATTGATAGGTAAAAGGAATTGATTCCCCCAAGTTATTGATAATGTGTACATTAGGAAGGCAAAAGTCAGGAAACCTACAATAGATATTACAGGCAAACCCATGATCTTCCTCTGGAATGGAACTGCATTTTCATAGACTCTCTTTTTCAGATATGGCATCAATGCAGTAGATAGAGCAAAAACTGCATATCCTATCTGGAATATCACAGTCACATCTACAGTCGAGATGAGAGGAAGATAAGCATACATAATCACTCCAGCCAAACCTATTATGGAAACTAAAATGGTAGCCTTCAGCGGTATGTGATACCTTTCGTTAACGTCTGCCATCCATTCAGGGAATATTCTGTCAAATGACCAAGCGAACATATACCTCGTTAACGCGACTACAAGCGGTGGGTTACTATAGAAGTTAGGAAGCCACAATGCTATGAACATAATCACGTAAATGAAAACGTTGTGATCCACAATTAGAGCAAAGAACGGAGTGAAAGGTCCTATGTCCTGAAACTTAGAGTAAACTGGATCGGAGACTCCGTTGCAATCAATATAAGACCATGAAGTGAGAAACTTTTGACCGAATGCATGGGTATTAAGGAAAGCGAAAAGAGCATAGTAAACTCCTACTAACGCTATCGTTACTATAATCGAGTAGAATACATTCTTCCTCACATTCTTCATTTCACCACTCCATGATGCAGGTAAATTGTACCAGGAATAATAATACCACACAACTGGAAGAGCTAG
This genomic interval carries:
- a CDS encoding CBS domain-containing protein, with translation MDQHYISRKVIVAKPSDLLVDSAKDMSLLNISALAVVDEKGRMIGILTERDITRAAADGNLNSTVADYMTKDVIGIDASADLQDAARLMIDKGIRHLPVTDKGKVVGIISIRDIAKAIIQI
- a CDS encoding FAD-dependent oxidoreductase; this translates as MITVIGGGPAGIYASIEAAKRGAKVTLIEREDRLGGTCTLYGCIPTKSMLYPLNIRNSIDKIGGSASISTDTLQQLAKGSIERLSKGIESILESMDINVVHGKGFLRSGKVNINNESVDSDAVIITTGTERKREEGLIYSEDLHEVDLSFRSIGIIGGDVGGLESAWMLKELGKEVYLIDRSPFLLSYLDNDMRSSITNFFKKIGIKVILNTEVKEIAKKGESFSLSLSDGSTISVERVLKSFGRYPATEGIDLPKERYIKVDDYLRTGVNNIYAAGDVIGTHTAHSAIHAGKIAGSNATGSKLLFNREAIPHVVYTKPEIAYTGIMEGNCVKLQAASNGREIIERETQGFLKLCSSNDRLISAEAFMEGAEYVISIASLMIRMHLTLPQLMDFIPPHPSTFELLKDGIELLANKK
- a CDS encoding APC family permease: MAQNTPSKNLFIRQSSGLVREVSPWSSSLATFGLVTGGVPILIIEWMFLSPGANLPLSFAISLLPTLAMASLFFISSVSMPRAGGDYVFNSRATHPAIGFVNYWGLWIAFALSLGIYSFYGAQWFAYLFAGLGIYYHSSSFLALGNFFNSKIGEVSLGLIIVVFSSVIASIGKNHWKFIVYGGFISILATIIMFVGLATITPSSFASSLSSVSGYPNAYSEVISDAEANGLSFFSPLSATLLALPVVWYYYSWYNLPASWSGEMKNVRKNVFYSIIVTIALVGVYYALFAFLNTHAFGQKFLTSWSYIDCNGVSDPVYSKFQDIGPFTPFFALIVDHNVFIYVIMFIALWLPNFYSNPPLVVALTRYMFAWSFDRIFPEWMADVNERYHIPLKATILVSIIGLAGVIMYAYLPLISTVDVTVIFQIGYAVFALSTALMPYLKKRVYENAVPFQRKIMGLPVISIVGFLTFAFLMYTLSITWGNQFLLPINLPTIGSLVAIYGSGVLIYALAKFYTKKRVGIDMSKLFEEIPPE
- a CDS encoding DUF3834 domain-containing protein — translated: MSSTFHAHVIAAPGPVVYPLLAAGDGRIKVDFGKEGEADAVFDSTVSLVRRGLRIDRVLVKGLMQVFPSLGNKMVVWRKGSAADVLLRSYITKAGKNIEIVYVDDQSEIMKLLKSNQVDSAVVSSAVGKGIPFEELLPEVPGSCGVHLNRNEEMILSAYMKGIEEFKRNPEEAANRVASKLPMKVDPSFIKGTMTNSILTVEKPKDFMAFKQLISSVI